GGTGGAATAGAAGGCCCCGCGAGGGGCTGCGGTGTTTAACCACACAAGGAGGGCAAGAACATGGATGTTACATTGAAAAAGCTGGTGTTAGCAGGCATTGGGGCAGCCAGCCTGACGAAAGAGAAGGTTGAGGAGCTCGTGGACGAGCTGGTCAAGCGCGGCGAGGTCTCTGAAGAAGAAAAGGCCAAGTTCATCAAGGAAACCGCCGCAAAGGTTGAGGAGCACTCCAAGCAGCTGCGCACCTGGGTGGATGAGGCCGTGAGCAAGGCCACAGAAAGGCTGAAACCAAAGTTCCAAAAGGACATCGAAGAATTGAGCGCCCAAGTGCAGGCTATGCGCAGCGAGATCGCTGAGCTTCGCAAGGAGCTGGCGGCGATAAAGAAGGCGTAACCAAGCCGAAGAGTGCGCTGCCTCTGGTTTAGGCCAACCGGAAAAAAAACGCTTGCACGTCAGGTAGTTTTACCGTACATTACAGTCATTGCGTGCTGAAAGCTTCGAACAAAACGGGAAGGAGAGATGGCGATGAGAAAGGGAATGTGGCTCGTCGCGGGGTTGGCGCTGTTGGTCGCGGCTCTGCCGCTGCTGGCCCAAACTGGTTCGGATGGTGTCCGGCTGTTTCAATCCTACTTCTTTGATTCGCCTATCGCCAAGGCACCGTACGGTCAGGTCGGTCTGGCCTACTCGGATTATGAAGGGGCAAGTATACTACAACTTGGTCCCCAGGGTGGGTACCCGATCAACGACAAAATCGAGGTAGACGCGGGGCTCTCTTACGTAAGCTGGTCTGTGGATGGAGGCAACGGAGAGTCTGGGATCTCGGACCTAGAGCTCTACGGCCGTTACAGCGTTGCGAACAAGTCCCCTCTGAAGGCTGCAGTTGGGGCGATGGTCACTTTGCCCATCGGTTCGGACAAGGTTGGCTACGGTAACCTCAACTTCGGCGGGTTTGGTGCTCTGCGCTACGCCCTGAAGAATGGCATGGTCATCACCGGTACAGCTGGCCTGATCTTCTACGAAACCACCACCTTTGAGATCGACTGGCACACCGGCAATGTCCAAGAAAAGACCTCCCACGAGAGCTACGTCAATTTGGGTGGCGGGGTAATCTATCCCGTGAGCAGTGTGCTCAACGTGGTGGGCGAGCTGGTGATGCGCACCGAGGGCGACTACATGCTGTTGAGCGGAGGCGCCGACTACAAACTGGGCAACGGTCGGTTGCGCGGCGCTTTGGGCATCGGCCTGGATGACGGAGCGCCAGATCTTCAA
The DNA window shown above is from candidate division KSB1 bacterium and carries:
- a CDS encoding phasin family protein, whose amino-acid sequence is MDVTLKKLVLAGIGAASLTKEKVEELVDELVKRGEVSEEEKAKFIKETAAKVEEHSKQLRTWVDEAVSKATERLKPKFQKDIEELSAQVQAMRSEIAELRKELAAIKKA